A region of the Bacteroidales bacterium genome:
AAAGCCCCGAATATAATAAATTCGGAGCTTCAACTTAAAAACTTAAATTTTAAAATGAAAAAATAATTATTGTAGAACAAATCTAACGGGTAGGTTGAAACTAACATGTACAGCCCTGCCACTTTGTTTTCCAGGCTTCCACTGAGGCATGCTTTGAACAACTCTTATTGCTTCAGCGTCTAATAAAGGGTCGACGCTTCTTAGAACTTTTATTTTACCAACCTTGCCTTTACTGTCAATAACAAAGTTGACGTAAACAACACCAGTGATACCATTCTCTTTCGCAATTTGAGGATATTTCGTGTTTGATGCAAGATATTCGTTCAATGCTTGCATTCCGCCAGGAAACTCTGGTTCTTCTTCAACCACTAAAAATATTTCAGGTTCATCTTCTATAATTTCCTCTGCTTGTACCTTTATTTCGGTTTGAGTAATCATAGTATGTTCAGTAGCCTCTGTGTCGATATTGATACTGGCAACCTCTTCTGTGTT
Encoded here:
- a CDS encoding energy transducer TonB, which translates into the protein FMLVAFNWTTKERSVGDLGVVVAIDLEEEMIATEREDEPEPPPPPEEQQQQQDVIEELIVVDNTEEVASINIDTEATEHTMITQTEIKVQAEEIIEDEPEIFLVVEEEPEFPGGMQALNEYLASNTKYPQIAKENGITGVVYVNFVIDSKGKVGKIKVLRSVDPLLDAEAIRVVQSMPQWKPGKQSGRAVHVSFNLPVRFVLQ